The Thermotoga caldifontis AZM44c09 genomic interval GGTCAGAGGCAGCGCATAGGCATCGCGAGGGCGCTCATTCTCAAACCCGAGCTTTTGATATGTGACGAACCCGTGTCTGCGCTCGACGTGTCCGTGCAGGCGCAGGTGATAAACCTGCTCGTGTCTTTGAAACAGCAGTACGGATTGACCTACATCTTCATCGCGCACGATCTGGCGGTTGTGAAATACATTTCGGACCGCATCGCGGTGATGTACCTTGGTAGGATCGTCGAGCTGGCGAGGTCAGAAGAGTTGTTTTCGAACCCGCTGCATCCTTACACCAGGGCGTTGATCGCCTCTGTTCCCATCCCGAACCCGAGGCTCAGAAAACTCAGACAGGTTCAGCCCATCCAGGGAGAGATTTCCTCACCCATAGACCCACCGCAGGCGTGCCTCTTCGCCCCAAGATGCCCCTACGCTATGAAAATCTGTGCAGAAGGAACGCCACAGCTCAAAACCGTGGACGGTTCGCACCAGGTTGCGTGTTTTCTCTACTGAGTCATGGTTTTTGCAATCGGCCCATGAACAGGATCACACCGCTTTTCTTTTCGTAGATGAAGAACAGGAAGGGTTTATCGGCTCTGAATATCACAGGCATGCTCGGTCCCATCTTTATTCCGATGATCACCCCGGTGGCGGCCGCCGCTTCCGTACCCTCCTCGTTCACCTCCACGAACGCCTGGTGGATCACG includes:
- a CDS encoding ABC transporter ATP-binding protein, yielding MEELVKLANVSKWFGIKRGFGRKSYLKAVDNVSFEVFKGETFGLVGESGCGKTTLGRLMVRVYEPTSGKFFYNDAGKWVDLFALKPAEFQPFRKKIQMIFQDPYSSLNPRMTVLQIVTEGLNDPKLSQAEKRDMAIEMMKSVGLRPEYLSRYPHEFSGGQRQRIGIARALILKPELLICDEPVSALDVSVQAQVINLLVSLKQQYGLTYIFIAHDLAVVKYISDRIAVMYLGRIVELARSEELFSNPLHPYTRALIASVPIPNPRLRKLRQVQPIQGEISSPIDPPQACLFAPRCPYAMKICAEGTPQLKTVDGSHQVACFLY